A portion of the Paenibacillus hamazuiensis genome contains these proteins:
- the dnaB gene encoding replicative DNA helicase has product MEGELLLDRIPPQNIEAEQAVLGAILLDGDALVTAMERITSDDFYRGAHQRIFEAMIELNGDNEPVDLITLTARLQDKQQLEEVGGVTYLSELATAVPTAANIDYYAQIVEEKSMLRRLIRAATQIVQNGYSGGEEIGGLLSDAERRIMEISQRRSGSGFVSIRDVLMEVFEKVEKLHEQKGTTTGIKSGFHDLDRMTSGFQRSDLIIVAARPSVGKTAFSLNIAQNVGIREKETVAIFSLEMGAAQLVQRMLCAEGNIDASGMRNGNLKPEEWDKLTMAMSVMSEANIYIDDSPSITVADIRAKCRRLKQEKGLGMILIDYLQLIQGRGKAGENRQQEVSEISRTLKQIARELNVPVIALSQLSRGVEQRQDKRPMMSDLRESGSIEQDADIVAFLYRDDYYDQESEKKNVIEIIIAKQRNGPVGTVELGFQKNYNKFVNLNLTHQESAAG; this is encoded by the coding sequence ATGGAAGGAGAACTGCTCTTAGACCGAATTCCCCCGCAAAATATCGAGGCCGAGCAGGCGGTGCTCGGCGCGATTTTGCTGGACGGGGATGCGCTGGTCACCGCGATGGAGCGGATCACGAGCGACGACTTTTACCGCGGGGCGCACCAGCGGATTTTCGAAGCGATGATCGAGCTGAACGGCGATAACGAGCCGGTCGATCTGATCACGCTGACGGCGCGGCTGCAGGACAAGCAGCAGCTCGAGGAAGTCGGCGGCGTCACTTATTTGTCGGAGCTGGCAACTGCGGTGCCGACGGCGGCGAACATCGATTATTACGCGCAGATCGTCGAAGAGAAGTCGATGCTGCGACGGCTCATCCGGGCGGCGACGCAAATCGTCCAAAACGGCTACAGCGGCGGTGAAGAGATCGGTGGCCTCCTCAGCGATGCGGAGCGCCGCATTATGGAGATTTCGCAGCGTCGCTCAGGCAGCGGCTTCGTCTCGATCCGCGACGTGCTGATGGAAGTGTTCGAGAAGGTCGAGAAGCTGCACGAGCAGAAGGGAACGACGACAGGGATCAAGTCAGGCTTCCACGACCTGGACCGGATGACATCAGGTTTCCAGCGGTCGGACCTGATTATCGTGGCGGCTCGTCCATCTGTCGGCAAGACGGCATTTTCGCTTAATATCGCGCAGAACGTCGGTATCCGCGAGAAAGAAACTGTCGCCATCTTCAGTCTCGAGATGGGCGCAGCGCAGCTCGTCCAGCGGATGCTGTGCGCGGAGGGCAACATCGATGCGAGCGGCATGAGAAACGGAAACCTGAAGCCGGAGGAATGGGACAAGCTGACGATGGCGATGAGCGTCATGTCGGAGGCGAACATTTATATCGACGATTCGCCGTCCATCACCGTGGCGGATATCCGCGCCAAATGCCGCCGTCTGAAGCAGGAGAAAGGGCTCGGCATGATCTTGATCGACTACTTGCAGCTTATCCAGGGCCGCGGCAAGGCGGGCGAGAACCGGCAGCAGGAAGTGTCCGAGATTTCGCGTACGCTCAAGCAAATTGCGCGTGAACTGAACGTGCCGGTCATTGCACTCTCGCAGCTCAGCCGGGGCGTGGAGCAGCGGCAGGATAAACGCCCGATGATGTCGGACCTTCGGGAATCCGGCTCGATCGAGCAGGACGCCGATATCGTGGCGTTCCTGTACCGCGACGACTACTATGATCAGGAATCGGAGAAGAAAAACGTCATCGAAATCATCATCGCCAAGCAGCGTAACGGCCCGGTAGGGACGGTCGAGCTCGGTTTTCAGAAAAATTACAATAAGTTCGTAAATTTGAACTTGACGCACCAGGAATCGGCGGCCGGTTAG
- the ssb gene encoding single-stranded DNA-binding protein produces the protein MLNRVILIGRLTRDPELRYTPAGVAVTQFTLAVDRPFTNQQREREADFIPVVVWRQQAEHVANYLRKGRLAAVEGRIQVRSYDNNEGRRVYVTEVIADNVRFLDRGDGGGNSEDMGSGQQQRYSGGGGARGGNQDPFVDDGKPIDISDDDLPF, from the coding sequence TTGTTGAATCGTGTCATACTCATCGGCAGACTGACAAGAGATCCCGAGCTGCGGTATACTCCTGCGGGAGTAGCCGTGACCCAGTTTACGCTGGCCGTGGATCGGCCGTTTACAAACCAGCAGCGGGAGCGCGAAGCGGATTTTATCCCGGTCGTGGTTTGGCGGCAGCAGGCGGAACATGTGGCGAACTATTTGCGGAAAGGCCGTCTGGCGGCGGTCGAAGGCCGGATTCAAGTGCGCAGTTACGACAACAATGAAGGACGCAGAGTGTATGTGACCGAAGTGATTGCCGATAATGTGCGGTTTTTGGATCGGGGCGACGGCGGAGGAAATAGCGAGGACATGGGTTCGGGTCAGCAGCAGCGTTACTCTGGCGGTGGCGGGGCACGTGGAGGCAATCAGGATCCGTTCGTGGATGACGGCAAGCCGATCGACATCTCCGATGATGATCTGCCATTTTAA
- a CDS encoding CBS domain-containing protein: protein MNIAFFLVPKEEVVYLSPNSTIRQALERMEYHRYSAVPLINEEGKYVGTITEGDLLWKLKRSPEIGFEHTHKVNLTDVPQHMNIKPVRIDAQMEDLITLATVQNYVPVIDDNEVFIGIIRRREIIEYCFKLWASRDRDKAAK, encoded by the coding sequence GTGAACATTGCTTTTTTTCTCGTGCCGAAAGAGGAAGTGGTTTACTTGTCGCCGAATTCGACGATACGCCAGGCGCTCGAACGGATGGAGTATCACCGGTACTCGGCTGTGCCGTTGATCAATGAAGAAGGCAAATATGTCGGAACGATCACGGAAGGGGACTTGCTTTGGAAGCTGAAACGTTCTCCGGAGATCGGGTTCGAACATACACATAAGGTGAACTTGACCGATGTTCCGCAGCATATGAACATTAAACCGGTGCGGATCGATGCGCAAATGGAGGATTTGATCACACTTGCCACGGTACAAAACTATGTGCCGGTGATCGACGATAATGAAGTATTCATCGGAATTATCCGCCGCAGAGAGATCATCGAATATTGCTTCAAGCTTTGGGCCAGCCGCGACCGGGATAAGGCGGCGAAATAA
- a CDS encoding MazG-like family protein has translation MTPNSEREVDLAKRAKIIEWLKTELVDQMAHLLKGIWEGSHHKIVDGLASLISCCYILGRRLGVSYRSLDEAVLDKMKKHREDGHQLEDWYGDISALEDHLRKR, from the coding sequence ATGACGCCCAACTCGGAGAGGGAAGTGGATCTGGCCAAAAGGGCCAAAATCATCGAATGGTTGAAAACCGAGCTCGTCGACCAAATGGCTCATTTGCTCAAAGGGATTTGGGAAGGCAGCCATCACAAAATCGTCGACGGGCTGGCGAGCCTCATCTCGTGCTGCTATATTCTCGGAAGGCGGCTTGGCGTATCGTACCGCAGTTTAGACGAGGCGGTATTGGATAAAATGAAGAAGCATAGGGAAGATGGACATCAGCTTGAGGATTGGTACGGCGACATTTCCGCTCTAGAAGATCATCTGCGTAAGAGGTGA
- the rplI gene encoding 50S ribosomal protein L9, whose translation MKVIFLKDVKGQGKKGEIKEVSEGYATNFLFKQQLAAPATEGSVKTLEQQKKAEERRKEQEKQEAQELGKKLAETTVQIKAKSGQDGRLFGAISNKQVAEELEKQHKISLDKRKVEMKEPIRTLGVTEVTVKLHPQVTSKLRVQVVEDK comes from the coding sequence ATGAAAGTCATTTTTTTAAAGGACGTTAAAGGGCAAGGCAAAAAAGGGGAAATCAAAGAAGTATCCGAAGGTTATGCAACGAATTTCCTGTTTAAGCAGCAGCTGGCGGCGCCGGCCACCGAAGGCAGCGTCAAAACGCTTGAGCAGCAGAAGAAAGCCGAGGAGCGCCGCAAGGAGCAGGAGAAACAGGAAGCTCAGGAGCTTGGCAAGAAGCTGGCGGAAACGACGGTGCAGATTAAAGCCAAATCCGGTCAGGATGGACGTCTGTTCGGAGCGATTTCGAACAAGCAGGTGGCCGAGGAGCTCGAGAAGCAGCACAAAATCAGCCTGGATAAGCGGAAGGTTGAGATGAAGGAACCGATCCGCACGCTGGGTGTGACGGAAGTAACGGTGAAGCTGCATCCGCAGGTGACTTCCAAGCTGCGCGTGCAGGTCGTTGAGGATAAGTAA
- a CDS encoding DUF2232 domain-containing protein, which translates to MGSLRWRLIGWNILFIVLLLSMVTSISVITLGFIMVPLLCIYVRSGAKQFAAHFVVSLIVVYALTGMIFPGWLSAFLIALALFFLPPVIQMGNLYKKKAPARSVITAGAVTLLGELLLSLIISYAFGFNLISKMKQFMRSSLDTLSPALKTMVPMDPDVVVQLAAQMLPLYMIGFSLVYVIVTHWVTRKALNRSGEQIPGFKPAREWMLPKPFVWYYMGALILEYFVRDSSSILFTLLINSVPLLSFAFAVQGIAFLFFIAHRNKWNNALPIAGIILFIVFLPSYFLLSLLGVFDVAFPIRDRLTKR; encoded by the coding sequence TTGGGGAGTCTGCGTTGGCGTTTAATCGGATGGAATATTTTATTTATCGTACTGCTGCTGTCGATGGTGACGTCGATCAGCGTGATCACGTTAGGTTTCATTATGGTGCCGCTGCTTTGCATATACGTGAGGTCCGGGGCTAAACAATTTGCGGCCCATTTTGTTGTCAGTTTGATTGTGGTATATGCACTGACCGGAATGATTTTTCCCGGTTGGCTGAGTGCGTTTCTAATAGCGCTCGCGCTGTTTTTTTTGCCGCCGGTGATCCAAATGGGCAACCTGTACAAGAAAAAGGCGCCCGCCCGTTCGGTTATAACCGCAGGGGCTGTCACGCTTCTTGGCGAGCTGCTGCTGAGCCTCATCATCAGCTATGCGTTCGGCTTTAACTTGATATCGAAAATGAAGCAGTTTATGCGCAGTAGTCTGGATACGCTGTCTCCGGCATTAAAAACGATGGTTCCGATGGATCCGGATGTGGTTGTCCAACTGGCGGCGCAAATGCTGCCATTATATATGATTGGATTTTCGCTGGTGTATGTGATCGTGACCCATTGGGTGACGCGCAAGGCGCTGAACCGAAGCGGAGAGCAAATTCCCGGCTTTAAACCGGCCAGGGAATGGATGCTGCCGAAGCCGTTCGTTTGGTATTATATGGGCGCGCTGATCCTCGAATATTTTGTCCGGGATTCGAGCTCGATCTTGTTTACGCTGCTGATCAACTCGGTTCCGTTGCTGTCTTTTGCATTTGCGGTTCAAGGTATCGCTTTTCTGTTTTTTATTGCCCATCGAAACAAATGGAACAACGCTTTGCCGATCGCCGGCATCATATTATTCATCGTTTTCCTGCCATCCTATTTTCTGTTAAGCCTGCTCGGGGTGTTCGACGTAGCGTTTCCGATCCGCGATCGATTAACGAAAAGATAA
- a CDS encoding adenylosuccinate synthase, giving the protein MATVVVVGTQWGDEGKGKITDFLAESAEVVARYQGGNNAGHTILIEDKKYKLHLIPSGIFYKDKICVIGNGMVINPAALIEEIQYIHENGFSTDNLKLSDRAHVIMPYHLLLDGLEEERKGDNKIGTTRKGIGPCYMDKAARNGIRIADLMDAQEFEKKLRRLVAEKNTLIEQVYGAKGLDADSILKEYLEHAEKLRPYVTDTSVVLNDKIDEGRKVLFEGAQGVMLDIDQGTYPFVTSSNPTAGGVCIGSGVGPTKIQQVIGVAKAYTTRVGDGPFPTEQLNETGDWIREKGNEYGTTTGRPRRVGWFDSVVVRHARRVSGITGLSLNSLDVLAGLDTVKICTGYKYRGEVISHYPASLNMLAECEAVYEELPGWSEDISGVRRLEDLPANARRYVERVSELTGIPIAIFSVGRNREQTNMVQPIWG; this is encoded by the coding sequence ATGGCAACGGTAGTCGTAGTCGGAACCCAGTGGGGCGACGAAGGAAAAGGAAAAATCACCGACTTCTTGGCGGAATCGGCGGAAGTCGTAGCCCGTTACCAAGGCGGTAACAACGCGGGGCACACCATTTTGATCGAAGACAAGAAGTATAAGCTGCATTTGATTCCGTCGGGTATTTTTTATAAGGATAAAATATGCGTGATCGGCAACGGCATGGTCATCAATCCGGCCGCGCTGATCGAAGAAATTCAATATATTCACGAAAACGGCTTTTCCACCGACAACCTGAAGCTGAGCGACCGCGCGCATGTGATCATGCCGTATCATCTGCTGCTGGACGGTCTGGAGGAAGAGCGCAAGGGCGACAACAAAATCGGCACGACCCGCAAAGGGATCGGTCCGTGTTATATGGATAAAGCGGCGCGCAATGGGATCCGGATCGCGGACTTAATGGACGCGCAGGAGTTCGAGAAGAAGCTGAGAAGACTCGTCGCCGAGAAAAATACGCTGATCGAGCAAGTGTACGGGGCCAAAGGTCTTGACGCCGACTCGATCCTGAAGGAGTATCTTGAGCACGCGGAGAAGCTTCGTCCGTATGTCACCGACACTTCGGTCGTGCTCAACGACAAGATCGACGAGGGACGCAAGGTGCTGTTCGAAGGCGCGCAGGGCGTTATGCTCGACATCGACCAAGGCACGTATCCGTTCGTCACTTCGTCGAACCCGACGGCGGGCGGCGTGTGCATCGGTTCAGGCGTCGGTCCGACGAAGATTCAGCAGGTGATCGGCGTCGCTAAAGCGTATACGACACGCGTAGGCGACGGTCCGTTCCCGACCGAGCAATTAAACGAGACGGGCGATTGGATTCGCGAGAAGGGCAATGAGTACGGCACGACGACGGGCCGTCCGCGCCGCGTAGGCTGGTTCGACAGCGTCGTGGTTCGCCACGCGAGACGCGTTAGCGGCATCACCGGTTTGTCTCTGAACTCCCTCGATGTGCTGGCCGGTCTCGATACGGTGAAAATTTGCACGGGCTACAAATACCGCGGCGAAGTGATCTCGCATTATCCGGCAAGCCTGAACATGCTGGCGGAGTGCGAAGCGGTATATGAGGAGCTGCCGGGCTGGAGCGAAGATATTTCCGGCGTGCGGAGGCTCGAGGATTTGCCGGCGAACGCACGCCGCTATGTGGAGCGGGTGTCCGAGCTGACCGGCATTCCGATCGCGATCTTCTCGGTGGGCCGCAACCGGGAGCAAACGAATATGGTGCAACCGATTTGGGGTTAA
- the rpsR gene encoding 30S ribosomal protein S18, which yields MEQRRERNFEDRGERKFGGRGGKKGGKRRKVCYFTVNKITHIDYKDIETLKKFISERGKILPRRVTGTSAKYQRALTTAIKRARQVALLPYTTE from the coding sequence GTGGAACAAAGAAGAGAACGTAACTTTGAAGATCGCGGCGAAAGAAAGTTTGGCGGCCGCGGCGGCAAAAAAGGCGGCAAGCGCCGTAAAGTTTGCTACTTCACTGTAAACAAAATCACTCACATTGACTATAAAGACATCGAGACGCTGAAGAAGTTCATCAGCGAGCGCGGCAAAATTTTGCCTCGCCGTGTCACAGGTACTTCCGCAAAGTATCAACGCGCTCTGACGACCGCAATCAAGCGGGCCCGTCAAGTTGCATTGCTGCCTTACACAACGGAATAA
- a CDS encoding YjzC family protein, which yields MGEWTEFRTGDTAPNDGEYIEVGEASFHTGIQNPRIISLKKGERFPEPSNHNRKWKKKNQ from the coding sequence ATGGGTGAGTGGACAGAATTCCGTACGGGCGATACGGCCCCTAACGACGGAGAATATATTGAAGTTGGCGAAGCTTCTTTCCATACAGGCATTCAAAACCCGCGAATCATCAGCCTGAAAAAAGGCGAACGGTTCCCGGAGCCAAGCAACCATAACCGGAAATGGAAAAAGAAAAATCAATAA
- a CDS encoding M23 family metallopeptidase yields MTDFKGEGWWKKALRKTKRWMNFRKPHSLTGKSENRPETADQTSEAPVAATAEVATNALDLSRLHTMKDWISAHKWPMFQGFAVLSFTAAVTVAGHQFVEQHMKNIYHVYVDGVEVGTVSDLQSVEKIKADKEKEVQQYSGNVSFVLQEPEITYTAERAFMAETNDQSVLQKVPTYFTAKPVGTELKIDGKVVGVLKDQATAEQVLQQIKDQAVAKKKEPGKVGILSASASASADPPAETELQSVEFVQKVELNQVDIQPQEVASPQDIVQKLQTGDVQPTKYTVEKGDCVSCIAKKFNISKQVIYENNPWIVDDKIKAGQQLDLTVLQPTLAVKTVEKVVESQEIQYDTEYKTDDTLRAGTNQTISPGKNGLKKVTILVTKVNGYTTEESVQNEEIIQQPVKAVVKKGTKVIKGEGSGKFAWPVLSATISSTFGTRWGVLHKGIDLTSGNKSILAADNGKVIYAGFKSDYGNHVIIDHMNGYQTLYAHMSQLNVTNGKIVEKGEKIGVMGSTGDATGVHLHFEIHKNGGLENPLKYLSR; encoded by the coding sequence ATGACCGATTTCAAGGGAGAAGGCTGGTGGAAGAAGGCGCTGAGGAAGACGAAGCGCTGGATGAACTTCCGAAAGCCGCACAGCTTGACAGGCAAGTCAGAGAACCGACCGGAAACAGCGGATCAGACATCGGAGGCGCCGGTAGCGGCAACGGCAGAAGTAGCAACGAATGCATTGGATTTATCCCGACTACATACGATGAAGGATTGGATTTCCGCACATAAATGGCCGATGTTTCAAGGCTTCGCGGTACTTAGCTTCACCGCCGCCGTTACGGTGGCCGGGCACCAGTTTGTAGAGCAGCATATGAAGAACATCTATCACGTGTATGTCGACGGAGTGGAAGTCGGCACCGTAAGCGATTTGCAGAGCGTAGAGAAAATCAAGGCCGACAAGGAAAAAGAAGTCCAGCAATATTCCGGAAACGTATCGTTCGTATTGCAGGAACCCGAGATCACCTACACGGCCGAAAGGGCTTTCATGGCCGAGACGAACGATCAGTCGGTGCTGCAGAAGGTGCCGACGTATTTTACCGCCAAGCCGGTCGGCACGGAGCTGAAGATCGACGGTAAAGTGGTCGGCGTGCTGAAGGACCAGGCGACGGCCGAGCAGGTGCTGCAGCAAATCAAGGACCAGGCGGTCGCGAAGAAAAAGGAACCGGGCAAGGTGGGCATCCTCTCGGCCTCGGCTTCAGCTTCAGCGGATCCTCCGGCGGAGACGGAGCTGCAGAGCGTCGAGTTCGTGCAGAAGGTGGAGCTGAACCAGGTCGACATTCAGCCCCAGGAAGTAGCAAGTCCGCAGGATATTGTCCAGAAGCTGCAGACCGGCGATGTGCAGCCGACCAAGTATACGGTGGAGAAAGGGGACTGCGTCTCCTGTATCGCCAAAAAGTTCAACATTTCCAAACAAGTCATTTACGAGAATAATCCTTGGATTGTCGACGATAAGATCAAAGCGGGTCAGCAGCTTGATTTGACGGTGCTGCAGCCGACGCTGGCCGTCAAGACGGTCGAGAAAGTGGTTGAAAGCCAGGAAATTCAGTACGACACCGAATACAAGACGGACGACACGCTGCGGGCGGGAACGAATCAGACGATCAGCCCGGGGAAAAACGGACTCAAGAAGGTCACGATTCTCGTGACCAAGGTGAACGGCTACACGACCGAGGAATCGGTGCAAAACGAAGAGATTATCCAGCAGCCGGTCAAGGCGGTAGTTAAAAAAGGCACCAAAGTGATCAAAGGCGAGGGCTCCGGGAAATTCGCATGGCCGGTCTTGTCCGCCACGATCAGCAGTACGTTTGGGACGCGTTGGGGCGTGCTGCACAAAGGAATTGACCTGACTTCGGGCAACAAGAGCATTTTGGCGGCGGACAACGGGAAAGTCATTTACGCCGGCTTCAAAAGCGATTACGGCAATCATGTTATCATCGATCATATGAACGGTTATCAGACATTGTACGCACATATGAGCCAGCTGAACGTAACGAACGGCAAAATCGTCGAAAAAGGCGAGAAAATCGGCGTTATGGGCAGCACAGGAGACGCTACCGGCGTGCATTTGCACTTTGAAATTCATAAGAACGGCGGACTGGAAAATCCGCTGAAATACCTCAGCCGTTAA
- a CDS encoding DHH family phosphoesterase, giving the protein MPKFLLKRWHGLHIVWIFGLLAALIVVLFVYEWEIGTAALLLSGILGFYTIRAEQAFRKDLNHYVATLSHRVKKAGSDVVGGLPIGILLYNEEMTVEWHNPFVGKMMGEDSVIGRPLHELIPALKSRKDKETKLEVDVGKQVYLVLFRPDERLMYFTDITEYKGLRQRYEDEKLAMGIVMMDNIEEATQGMDDQTRSITLAKVTGEITEWANKYGLYLRRTASDRYLILLDQKGLKALEQSRFELLDEVRDITIENKLPMTLSIGIASGAPTLTELGVWAQTSLDMALGRGGDQVAVKVGERLSFYGGRTNAVEKRTRVRARVISHALRDLIRESDKVVIMGHKTPDMDSIGAAIGVLKAALVSGKEGYIVIEGVNPSIQKLMDMIAEDEKLNRWFIAPEQALQITTRKTLAVVVDTHRSSMVPEPKLLQLTNRIFVVDHHRRSEDFLHEATLVYMEPYASSTCELVTELLQYFHDRLTMGVLEATALLAGIVVDTKSFSLRTGARTFEAASFLRRSGADASLIQTLLKDDLEHYIQKAEIIKNVDVLYEHVALAVGDPGRKFSQLIIAQAADTLLTMNKIMASFVIGERPDGLVGISARSLGQMNVQVVMERMGGGGHLTNAATQLEGVTTAEAAERLKQILNEIHEEEGLFE; this is encoded by the coding sequence ATGCCGAAGTTCCTGCTGAAGCGGTGGCACGGATTACATATCGTTTGGATTTTTGGCCTGCTGGCGGCGCTCATTGTCGTCTTGTTTGTGTACGAGTGGGAGATTGGTACGGCAGCGCTTTTGTTAAGCGGTATTTTGGGGTTTTACACGATACGGGCGGAGCAAGCGTTCCGCAAAGATTTGAACCATTACGTCGCCACCTTGTCCCATCGCGTGAAAAAAGCCGGAAGCGACGTGGTCGGCGGCTTGCCCATCGGCATTTTGCTGTATAACGAGGAAATGACGGTCGAATGGCACAATCCGTTTGTCGGCAAAATGATGGGAGAGGATTCGGTGATCGGCAGACCGCTCCACGAGCTGATCCCGGCGTTGAAATCGCGCAAAGACAAGGAGACGAAACTCGAGGTTGACGTCGGGAAACAAGTGTATCTGGTGCTGTTTCGGCCGGACGAGCGGCTGATGTATTTTACCGACATTACGGAATATAAAGGGCTGCGCCAGCGGTATGAGGACGAGAAGCTGGCGATGGGCATCGTCATGATGGATAACATCGAGGAAGCGACCCAAGGGATGGACGACCAGACCCGCAGCATTACGCTGGCGAAGGTGACGGGCGAAATTACCGAATGGGCGAATAAATACGGGCTGTACTTGCGCCGGACGGCTTCCGACCGTTATCTGATCCTGCTTGACCAGAAGGGGCTCAAGGCGCTCGAGCAGTCGCGGTTTGAGCTGCTGGATGAAGTCCGCGACATCACGATCGAAAACAAGCTGCCGATGACGCTGAGCATCGGCATCGCCTCCGGAGCTCCGACGTTGACGGAGCTCGGCGTTTGGGCGCAGACGAGCTTGGACATGGCGCTCGGGCGCGGAGGGGACCAGGTCGCCGTCAAGGTTGGCGAGCGGCTGTCCTTTTACGGCGGACGCACGAACGCCGTGGAGAAGCGGACGCGCGTGCGGGCGCGCGTCATCTCGCATGCGCTGCGCGATTTGATTCGCGAAAGCGACAAGGTCGTCATCATGGGGCATAAAACCCCGGATATGGATTCGATCGGCGCGGCGATCGGCGTGCTGAAAGCGGCGTTGGTGAGCGGCAAGGAAGGGTACATCGTCATCGAGGGTGTCAACCCGTCCATTCAGAAGCTGATGGACATGATTGCCGAGGATGAGAAGCTGAACCGATGGTTCATCGCGCCGGAGCAGGCGCTTCAGATCACGACGCGCAAGACGCTGGCCGTTGTCGTCGATACGCACCGCTCGTCGATGGTGCCGGAGCCGAAGCTGCTGCAGCTGACGAACCGGATCTTCGTGGTGGACCACCACCGGCGCAGCGAGGATTTCCTGCACGAAGCGACGCTCGTCTATATGGAGCCTTACGCATCTTCGACGTGTGAGCTCGTGACCGAGCTGCTGCAATATTTTCACGACCGTCTGACGATGGGCGTGCTGGAAGCGACGGCGCTGCTGGCGGGAATCGTCGTGGATACGAAAAGCTTCAGCTTGCGAACCGGGGCGCGGACGTTCGAGGCGGCGTCGTTCCTGCGCCGCAGCGGGGCGGACGCATCGCTCATTCAGACGCTGCTCAAGGATGATCTGGAGCACTACATTCAGAAGGCCGAAATCATTAAAAACGTAGACGTCCTTTATGAGCATGTCGCTTTGGCGGTAGGCGATCCGGGCCGCAAATTTTCTCAGTTGATCATTGCCCAGGCAGCTGATACATTGTTAACGATGAATAAAATTATGGCATCGTTTGTCATCGGCGAACGGCCGGACGGGCTTGTCGGCATCAGCGCCAGATCGCTCGGCCAGATGAATGTGCAGGTCGTGATGGAACGAATGGGCGGCGGCGGTCATTTGACCAATGCGGCCACGCAGCTTGAAGGCGTAACGACGGCCGAGGCAGCCGAGCGGCTGAAGCAGATTTTAAATGAGATTCATGAAGAGGAGGGACTTTTCGAATGA
- a CDS encoding IS110 family transposase, with protein MDAIRTCCAGLDVHQANVVVCLLKGPLHQKPTKVIREFSTVLSGLLELADWLTEEGCTEIAMESTGIFWQPVYNVLEASCTITLANAAHIKAIKGRKTDMKDAQWIAELHRCDLIRGSFVPPVEIRELRDLTRYRKKLVGHATAERNRILKVLEMANIKLSTFMSDVFGVSGRLMLQALVNGEVIEPAQIADLAKASLRSKIPQLVSALNGRVTKHHRSMIARSLKHLEFLEQSIAELEADMEVYFAPYQRQLELLDSIPGVGEHTAKIILAELGTDMSVFPTEMHLSSWAGLSPGNNESAGKKKVLP; from the coding sequence TTGGATGCGATTCGTACTTGCTGCGCCGGCCTCGATGTTCATCAGGCCAACGTTGTTGTTTGCTTGTTAAAAGGCCCTCTTCATCAAAAGCCGACGAAAGTGATTCGGGAGTTTTCTACGGTACTCTCCGGCCTGCTCGAACTAGCCGACTGGCTCACTGAAGAAGGATGCACAGAGATCGCCATGGAAAGCACCGGCATCTTCTGGCAACCTGTTTACAATGTACTTGAAGCTTCTTGCACCATCACTCTGGCCAACGCTGCCCATATTAAAGCCATCAAAGGCCGTAAAACCGATATGAAAGATGCCCAATGGATCGCAGAACTTCATCGGTGCGATTTAATCCGCGGCAGCTTTGTGCCTCCTGTGGAAATCCGCGAATTGCGAGATTTGACGAGATACCGCAAAAAACTCGTTGGGCACGCTACCGCCGAAAGAAACCGCATCTTGAAGGTTCTCGAGATGGCTAACATTAAGCTCTCCACCTTTATGAGCGATGTTTTTGGCGTTTCCGGCCGTCTCATGCTTCAAGCTCTTGTGAATGGCGAAGTTATTGAACCCGCGCAAATCGCCGATCTTGCCAAAGCCTCTCTGCGCTCCAAGATTCCGCAACTCGTTTCTGCTCTCAATGGTCGCGTCACCAAACACCATCGTTCCATGATCGCTAGATCGCTCAAACATCTCGAATTTCTCGAACAATCCATCGCTGAGTTAGAGGCCGACATGGAAGTATACTTCGCACCGTATCAGCGGCAATTAGAGCTATTGGATAGTATTCCTGGTGTTGGCGAGCATACCGCCAAGATCATCTTGGCTGAACTGGGAACGGATATGTCTGTATTTCCCACGGAGATGCACCTATCTTCTTGGGCAGGGCTTAGTCCGGGCAATAATGAGAGTGCCGGTAAAAAAAAAGTACTACCATAA
- the rpsF gene encoding 30S ribosomal protein S6 gives MRKYEVMYIIRTDIEQEAVQSTIEKFQGIINNGGEVTKQDIMGKRRLAYEINKFRDGHYVLVHFNATPEVVAELDRVMKISDEIIRYMIVKDVA, from the coding sequence ATGCGCAAATACGAAGTGATGTACATTATTCGTACCGATATTGAGCAGGAAGCGGTTCAATCTACGATTGAAAAGTTCCAGGGCATCATCAACAACGGTGGCGAAGTTACAAAACAGGATATTATGGGTAAGCGCCGTCTTGCGTATGAGATCAACAAGTTCCGTGACGGGCACTATGTGCTTGTTCATTTCAACGCAACTCCGGAAGTTGTGGCGGAGCTTGACCGCGTAATGAAGATTTCGGACGAAATCATTCGTTACATGATCGTTAAAGACGTAGCTTAA